A part of Rhinolophus ferrumequinum isolate MPI-CBG mRhiFer1 chromosome 11, mRhiFer1_v1.p, whole genome shotgun sequence genomic DNA contains:
- the TRPT1 gene encoding tRNA 2'-phosphotransferase 1 isoform X2 yields the protein MTLVLAMNSSGGRKQAGARPRGRRAHRPQEQDGDVRLSKALSYALRHGALKLGLPMGADGFVPLGTLLQLPQFRSFSAEDVQRVVDTSGKQRFALKPGDPSTGLLIRANQGHSLQVPELELIPLETPQALPLMLVHGTFWQHWPSILLKGLSCQGRTHIHLAPGLPGDPGVISGMRPNCEVAVFINGPLALADGIPFFRSANGVILTPGNADGFLLPKYFKEALQLRPTRKPLSLSGNEETECQSGPKHSSRGRMIQQ from the exons atgaccttgg TTTTGGCTATGAACTCCtctggaggaaggaagcaggcaggcGCGCGGCCCAGGGGGAGAAGGGCTCACAGACCCCAGGAACAG GATGGAGATGTGCGACTGTCCAAGGCTCTGTCCTATGCTCTGCGCCACGGGGCCCTGAAGCTGGGGCTTCCCATGGGGGCCG ATGGCTTCGTGCCCCTGGGCACCCTCCTGCAGCTACCCCAGTTCCGCAGCTTCTCAGCTGAAGATGTGCAGCGTGTGGTGGACACCAGTGGGAAGCAGCGGTTTGCCCTGAAGCCGGGGGACCCCAGCACTGGCCTTCTCATCCGGGCCAATCAGGGTCACTCCCTGCAG GTACCTGAGTTAGAGCTGATACCCCTGGAGACCCCACAGGCCCTGCCTTTGATGCTTGTCCATGGCACATTCTGGCAGCACTGGCCCTCCATCCTGCTCAAAGGCCTGTCTTGCCAGGGAAGGACGCACATCCACCTGGCCCCAGGACTGCCTGGGGACCCTGGTGTCATCAGTG GCATGCGGCCAAATTGTGAAGTGGCCGTGTTCATCAATGGGCCCTTGGCCCTGGCAG ATGGAATCCCATTCTTCCGCTCTGCCAATGGAGTGATCCTGACTCCAGGGAATGCTGATGGCTTCCTGCTTCCCAAGTACTTCAAGGAGGCCCTGCAGTTACGCCCTACCC GAAAACCCCTCTCCTTGTCTGGTAATGAAGAGACAGAGTGTCAGAGTGGCCCCAAGCACAGTTCCAGAGGAAGGATGAtccaacaataa
- the TRPT1 gene encoding tRNA 2'-phosphotransferase 1 isoform X5: MGADGFVPLGTLLQLPQFRSFSAEDVQRVVDTSGKQRFALKPGDPSTGLLIRANQGHSLQVPELELIPLETPQALPLMLVHGTFWQHWPSILLKGLSCQGRTHIHLAPGLPGDPGVISGMRPNCEVAVFINGPLALADGIPFFRSANGVILTPGNADGFLLPKYFKEALQLRPTRKPLSLSGNEETECQSGPKHSSRGRMIQQ, from the exons ATGGGGGCCG ATGGCTTCGTGCCCCTGGGCACCCTCCTGCAGCTACCCCAGTTCCGCAGCTTCTCAGCTGAAGATGTGCAGCGTGTGGTGGACACCAGTGGGAAGCAGCGGTTTGCCCTGAAGCCGGGGGACCCCAGCACTGGCCTTCTCATCCGGGCCAATCAGGGTCACTCCCTGCAG GTACCTGAGTTAGAGCTGATACCCCTGGAGACCCCACAGGCCCTGCCTTTGATGCTTGTCCATGGCACATTCTGGCAGCACTGGCCCTCCATCCTGCTCAAAGGCCTGTCTTGCCAGGGAAGGACGCACATCCACCTGGCCCCAGGACTGCCTGGGGACCCTGGTGTCATCAGTG GCATGCGGCCAAATTGTGAAGTGGCCGTGTTCATCAATGGGCCCTTGGCCCTGGCAG ATGGAATCCCATTCTTCCGCTCTGCCAATGGAGTGATCCTGACTCCAGGGAATGCTGATGGCTTCCTGCTTCCCAAGTACTTCAAGGAGGCCCTGCAGTTACGCCCTACCC GAAAACCCCTCTCCTTGTCTGGTAATGAAGAGACAGAGTGTCAGAGTGGCCCCAAGCACAGTTCCAGAGGAAGGATGAtccaacaataa
- the TRPT1 gene encoding tRNA 2'-phosphotransferase 1 isoform X4 has product MGAAPCLPTDGFVPLGTLLQLPQFRSFSAEDVQRVVDTSGKQRFALKPGDPSTGLLIRANQGHSLQVPELELIPLETPQALPLMLVHGTFWQHWPSILLKGLSCQGRTHIHLAPGLPGDPGVISGMRPNCEVAVFINGPLALADGIPFFRSANGVILTPGNADGFLLPKYFKEALQLRPTRKPLSLSGNEETECQSGPKHSSRGRMIQQ; this is encoded by the exons ATGGGGGCCG CACCCTGCCTGCCCACAGATGGCTTCGTGCCCCTGGGCACCCTCCTGCAGCTACCCCAGTTCCGCAGCTTCTCAGCTGAAGATGTGCAGCGTGTGGTGGACACCAGTGGGAAGCAGCGGTTTGCCCTGAAGCCGGGGGACCCCAGCACTGGCCTTCTCATCCGGGCCAATCAGGGTCACTCCCTGCAG GTACCTGAGTTAGAGCTGATACCCCTGGAGACCCCACAGGCCCTGCCTTTGATGCTTGTCCATGGCACATTCTGGCAGCACTGGCCCTCCATCCTGCTCAAAGGCCTGTCTTGCCAGGGAAGGACGCACATCCACCTGGCCCCAGGACTGCCTGGGGACCCTGGTGTCATCAGTG GCATGCGGCCAAATTGTGAAGTGGCCGTGTTCATCAATGGGCCCTTGGCCCTGGCAG ATGGAATCCCATTCTTCCGCTCTGCCAATGGAGTGATCCTGACTCCAGGGAATGCTGATGGCTTCCTGCTTCCCAAGTACTTCAAGGAGGCCCTGCAGTTACGCCCTACCC GAAAACCCCTCTCCTTGTCTGGTAATGAAGAGACAGAGTGTCAGAGTGGCCCCAAGCACAGTTCCAGAGGAAGGATGAtccaacaataa
- the TRPT1 gene encoding tRNA 2'-phosphotransferase 1 isoform X3, translating to MNSSGGRKQAGARPRGRRAHRPQEQDGDVRLSKALSYALRHGALKLGLPMGAAPCLPTDGFVPLGTLLQLPQFRSFSAEDVQRVVDTSGKQRFALKPGDPSTGLLIRANQGHSLQVPELELIPLETPQALPLMLVHGTFWQHWPSILLKGLSCQGRTHIHLAPGLPGDPGVISGMRPNCEVAVFINGPLALADGIPFFRSANGVILTPGNADGFLLPKYFKEALQLRPTRKPLSLSGNEETECQSGPKHSSRGRMIQQ from the exons ATGAACTCCtctggaggaaggaagcaggcaggcGCGCGGCCCAGGGGGAGAAGGGCTCACAGACCCCAGGAACAG GATGGAGATGTGCGACTGTCCAAGGCTCTGTCCTATGCTCTGCGCCACGGGGCCCTGAAGCTGGGGCTTCCCATGGGGGCCG CACCCTGCCTGCCCACAGATGGCTTCGTGCCCCTGGGCACCCTCCTGCAGCTACCCCAGTTCCGCAGCTTCTCAGCTGAAGATGTGCAGCGTGTGGTGGACACCAGTGGGAAGCAGCGGTTTGCCCTGAAGCCGGGGGACCCCAGCACTGGCCTTCTCATCCGGGCCAATCAGGGTCACTCCCTGCAG GTACCTGAGTTAGAGCTGATACCCCTGGAGACCCCACAGGCCCTGCCTTTGATGCTTGTCCATGGCACATTCTGGCAGCACTGGCCCTCCATCCTGCTCAAAGGCCTGTCTTGCCAGGGAAGGACGCACATCCACCTGGCCCCAGGACTGCCTGGGGACCCTGGTGTCATCAGTG GCATGCGGCCAAATTGTGAAGTGGCCGTGTTCATCAATGGGCCCTTGGCCCTGGCAG ATGGAATCCCATTCTTCCGCTCTGCCAATGGAGTGATCCTGACTCCAGGGAATGCTGATGGCTTCCTGCTTCCCAAGTACTTCAAGGAGGCCCTGCAGTTACGCCCTACCC GAAAACCCCTCTCCTTGTCTGGTAATGAAGAGACAGAGTGTCAGAGTGGCCCCAAGCACAGTTCCAGAGGAAGGATGAtccaacaataa
- the TRPT1 gene encoding tRNA 2'-phosphotransferase 1 isoform X1: MTLVLAMNSSGGRKQAGARPRGRRAHRPQEQDGDVRLSKALSYALRHGALKLGLPMGAAPCLPTDGFVPLGTLLQLPQFRSFSAEDVQRVVDTSGKQRFALKPGDPSTGLLIRANQGHSLQVPELELIPLETPQALPLMLVHGTFWQHWPSILLKGLSCQGRTHIHLAPGLPGDPGVISGMRPNCEVAVFINGPLALADGIPFFRSANGVILTPGNADGFLLPKYFKEALQLRPTRKPLSLSGNEETECQSGPKHSSRGRMIQQ; the protein is encoded by the exons atgaccttgg TTTTGGCTATGAACTCCtctggaggaaggaagcaggcaggcGCGCGGCCCAGGGGGAGAAGGGCTCACAGACCCCAGGAACAG GATGGAGATGTGCGACTGTCCAAGGCTCTGTCCTATGCTCTGCGCCACGGGGCCCTGAAGCTGGGGCTTCCCATGGGGGCCG CACCCTGCCTGCCCACAGATGGCTTCGTGCCCCTGGGCACCCTCCTGCAGCTACCCCAGTTCCGCAGCTTCTCAGCTGAAGATGTGCAGCGTGTGGTGGACACCAGTGGGAAGCAGCGGTTTGCCCTGAAGCCGGGGGACCCCAGCACTGGCCTTCTCATCCGGGCCAATCAGGGTCACTCCCTGCAG GTACCTGAGTTAGAGCTGATACCCCTGGAGACCCCACAGGCCCTGCCTTTGATGCTTGTCCATGGCACATTCTGGCAGCACTGGCCCTCCATCCTGCTCAAAGGCCTGTCTTGCCAGGGAAGGACGCACATCCACCTGGCCCCAGGACTGCCTGGGGACCCTGGTGTCATCAGTG GCATGCGGCCAAATTGTGAAGTGGCCGTGTTCATCAATGGGCCCTTGGCCCTGGCAG ATGGAATCCCATTCTTCCGCTCTGCCAATGGAGTGATCCTGACTCCAGGGAATGCTGATGGCTTCCTGCTTCCCAAGTACTTCAAGGAGGCCCTGCAGTTACGCCCTACCC GAAAACCCCTCTCCTTGTCTGGTAATGAAGAGACAGAGTGTCAGAGTGGCCCCAAGCACAGTTCCAGAGGAAGGATGAtccaacaataa